One stretch of Schistocerca nitens isolate TAMUIC-IGC-003100 chromosome 11, iqSchNite1.1, whole genome shotgun sequence DNA includes these proteins:
- the LOC126213571 gene encoding translation initiation factor IF-2-like has protein sequence MNKAVLALLLVLSAAALSSAAPDSAAEEYEYEDEEEAAPAPPPPPPSPARGGSRLNALLGSRGAAGGRPASPLSRGAKPAAPAKAAEPAPPPPPPQPEPAEAEEGSEEEGAEEDQQAATTTTEPPKKGLVRGGVRPFRSNDDLLAALKRRRQQQVSLGGHHGGSAGRSTTTTTEASAEVTASKSRSTQASGGGSRRGRFNGGGARAAAGSSSDAAVVQPPPSASGGGRSRFSGRRGAASSAAADLDASEQQADEQPAPARSGKAFRGRRQ, from the exons GCTGTTGCTGGTGCTGTCGGCGGCGGCGCTGTCGTCGGCCGCCCCCGACTCGGCGGCGGAGGAGTACGAGTACGAGGACGAGGAggaggcggcgccggcgccgcccccgccgcccccgtcgCCGGCCAGGGGCGGCTCGCGGCTCAACGCGCTGCTCGGCTCGAGGGGCGCCGCGGGGGGCAGGCCCGCCTCCCCGCTGAGCAGGGGGGCCAAGCCCGCCGCCCCCGCCAAGGCCGCCGAGcccgcgccgcctccgccgcccccgcagccggaGCCG GCGGAGGCTGAggagggcagcgaggaggaggGAGCGGAGGAGGACCAGCAGgcggccaccaccaccaccgagcctcCCAAGAAGGGCCTGGTGCGCGGCGGCGTGCGGCCCTTCCGCAGCAACGACGACCTGCTGGCAGCACTCAAGCGCAGGAGGCAGCAGCag GTATCCTTGGGTGGCCACCACGGCGGGTCGGCGGGCCGCAGCACGACCACCACCACGGAGGCGTCGGCGGAGGTGACGGCGAGCAAGAGCCGCAGCACGCAGGCCTCCGGCGGCGGCAGCCGGCGGGGGCGGTTCAACGGGGGCGGGGCGCGCGCCGCCGCCGGCTCCAGCAGCGACGCCGCCGTCGTGCAGCCGCCGCCCTCCGCCTCCGGGGGCGGCAGGAGCCGCTTCTCCGGCCGGCGCGGCGCAGCCTCCTCCGCCGCCGCTGACCTGGACGCCTCCGAGCAGCAGGCGGACGAGCAGCCCGCCCCCGCCAGGTCCGGCAAGGCGTTCCGCGGCCGCCGCCAGTGA